From one Pedobacter faecalis genomic stretch:
- a CDS encoding DEAD/DEAH box helicase, translated as MDFKEFNFNPDLFEGLQAMGFKAATPIQQQAIPLILENKDLIACAQTGTGKTGAYLLPVMHKITQTPERHNNTLILAPTRELAQQIDVQVEALSYFTNISSLTVYGGGDGIAYEQQKRSMREGVDIIIATPGRLISHLSSGVLKLDQLQHLILDEADRMLDMGFYDDIMRIVSFLPAKRQTVLFSATMPPKIRTLAGRLLQNPEQISIAISKPAEGISQQVYMAYDEQKVPLLTDILKGDFKSIIIFASTKEKVKNLGKVFRGLKLKAEPFHSDLGQKEREEVLLRFKNRQLPILIGTDVLSRGIDVEGIDLVVNFDVPHDAEDYVHRIGRTARAASKGTAITLVNPRDKRKLVSIEKLIGKTIERMTLPAELGEAPSDAPEPKSARQKPSGEARPEQANGKPKRKFWKKKPAKNKGPQA; from the coding sequence TTGGATTTTAAAGAATTTAACTTTAACCCGGATTTGTTTGAAGGGTTACAGGCTATGGGCTTTAAGGCTGCGACGCCTATACAGCAACAAGCCATTCCGCTTATACTGGAAAACAAAGATCTGATCGCGTGTGCACAAACCGGAACCGGGAAAACCGGCGCCTATTTACTGCCTGTGATGCATAAAATAACCCAGACACCGGAACGTCATAACAATACCCTGATCCTTGCGCCAACCAGAGAACTTGCCCAGCAGATCGATGTGCAGGTGGAGGCGCTTTCGTATTTTACGAATATCAGTTCACTTACCGTGTATGGCGGTGGCGATGGTATTGCTTACGAACAGCAAAAGCGGTCGATGCGTGAAGGAGTAGACATTATTATTGCTACCCCCGGCCGTCTTATTTCGCATCTTTCCTCGGGTGTATTAAAACTGGACCAACTGCAGCACCTCATATTGGATGAAGCCGACCGCATGCTCGACATGGGTTTCTATGATGATATTATGCGTATTGTAAGCTTCCTGCCTGCCAAACGTCAGACGGTACTTTTCTCGGCGACCATGCCACCTAAAATCAGGACCCTCGCCGGCCGGCTTTTACAGAACCCGGAACAGATCAGCATTGCTATTTCCAAACCGGCTGAAGGAATATCACAGCAGGTTTATATGGCCTATGATGAACAGAAAGTACCGCTGCTTACGGATATTCTAAAAGGCGACTTCAAGAGCATTATCATTTTTGCCTCGACCAAGGAAAAGGTGAAAAACCTTGGCAAGGTGTTTAGGGGGCTTAAGCTTAAAGCAGAGCCTTTCCATTCGGACCTTGGGCAGAAGGAACGTGAGGAGGTGCTCCTGCGGTTTAAGAACAGACAGCTTCCTATCTTGATCGGTACGGATGTGCTCAGCAGGGGTATTGATGTGGAGGGGATCGATCTAGTGGTCAACTTTGATGTTCCTCATGATGCTGAAGATTACGTACACCGCATTGGCCGGACGGCCCGGGCAGCCAGCAAGGGCACTGCGATAACACTCGTTAACCCGCGCGATAAACGTAAATTGGTAAGCATTGAAAAACTAATTGGAAAAACTATTGAGCGCATGACGCTTCCTGCCGAACTGGGTGAAGCACCATCAGATGCGCCGGAACCGAAATCGGCCCGACAGAAGCCCTCAGGTGAGGCCAGGCCTGAACAGGCGAACGGTAAGCCAAAGCGGAAGTTCTGGAAGAAAAAACCGGCAAAAAACAAAGGCCCACAGGCTTAA
- a CDS encoding DUF4197 domain-containing protein, whose amino-acid sequence MKRISLVLIPLLMLTASGCDVQSQAQLGNIIKQIPTGKPTTTEIGLGLKQALEIGTSRSTDQLSVKDGFFGNLALKILFPPEAQKIEQTLRSVGLGALADNVILSLNRAAEDAAKEAKPIFLSAIKQMTIADATNILFGDKDAATNYFKRVTSAQLMEKFKPVIAGSLSKVGATRYWGEAASQYNKLPLVKPVTTDLSACVTQKAIDGIFAQVALEELKIRQDIGSRSTVLLQKVFGYADRNR is encoded by the coding sequence ATGAAAAGAATTAGCCTTGTATTAATCCCCCTGTTGATGCTGACCGCAAGCGGCTGTGATGTTCAGAGTCAGGCGCAGTTGGGTAACATTATTAAACAAATACCAACCGGAAAGCCGACAACCACAGAGATTGGACTGGGCCTTAAGCAAGCGCTTGAAATTGGGACAAGCCGGAGTACGGATCAGCTTTCGGTTAAGGACGGCTTTTTCGGAAATCTTGCGCTAAAAATTTTATTCCCCCCGGAAGCCCAGAAGATAGAGCAAACGCTTCGGAGTGTTGGCCTGGGCGCTCTGGCCGACAATGTGATTTTGAGCTTAAACCGTGCCGCCGAGGATGCGGCAAAAGAAGCAAAACCGATCTTTTTATCGGCCATTAAGCAAATGACCATAGCAGACGCCACCAATATTCTTTTTGGCGACAAAGATGCTGCTACGAATTATTTTAAGCGGGTTACTTCGGCTCAGCTGATGGAAAAATTTAAGCCCGTAATAGCCGGGAGCCTGAGTAAGGTTGGGGCCACGCGGTATTGGGGAGAGGCGGCGAGCCAGTATAATAAACTCCCGCTGGTCAAACCGGTTACAACGGATCTTTCTGCCTGCGTAACACAAAAAGCGATAGACGGGATATTTGCTCAGGTGGCGCTGGAAGAGCTTAAGATCAGGCAGGATATAGGTTCGCGGTCGACAGTCCTGCTGCAAAAGGTGTTCGGGTATGCCGACCGGAACCGGTGA
- a CDS encoding YfbK domain-containing protein produces the protein MKNLFLPAIIIMLFTAFKVPGDWQTISGTVTSAQDNRGLENARISYVVPGDQPKLAGHTDRTGKYQIKIPKTATQLVIEHMSYNTKTVSIIGSTSVDVVLSTSRVTNSEAAIRGHSKVRDVPVANIPQLLQGKVAGLNIQNGGYQSESESYATVNESGFRSPTRQPLSTFSADVDVASYSNMRRFLNNGSLPPADAVRIEEMINYFDYAYEQPKGGDPLNIHTEISSAPWNTNHKLVRIGLQGKKVETGNLPESNLVFLIDVSGSMNAYNKLPLLVSSLKMLTDQLRASDKVAIVVYAGSAGLVLPSTPGSQKMKIKQALSQLTAGGSTAGGRGIELAYNIASEHFIKGGNNRVILATDGDFNVGPSSDGDMLKLIEQKRSTGISLTVLGYGMGNLKDSKMELLADKGNGNYAYIDNINEARKVLVNAFGGTLFTIAKDVKLQVEFNPSRVQAYRLIGYENRKLKAGDFNDDRKDAGDIGAGHQVTALYEIIPAGVKSSFAESVDPLKYQQKDKPAVYSNSRELMTVKVRYKKPDGGTSKMIKKAVLDIPVSFARTSEDFKFNASIAEFGMLLRQSPYKQNASFEQAIRNASAGLGKDPEGYRSEFVRLVKSAKLLAKDLLVLERTDEIDEKN, from the coding sequence ATGAAAAACCTGTTTTTACCTGCAATCATTATCATGCTGTTCACCGCCTTTAAGGTTCCGGGCGACTGGCAGACCATCAGCGGCACCGTAACCAGCGCTCAAGACAATCGCGGTCTGGAAAATGCCAGAATATCTTACGTGGTGCCCGGAGACCAGCCTAAACTGGCAGGCCATACGGACAGAACCGGAAAATACCAGATAAAGATACCGAAAACGGCTACGCAGCTCGTAATAGAACACATGAGCTATAACACTAAAACTGTGTCGATCATCGGTAGCACTTCGGTCGACGTCGTTTTAAGTACGTCACGCGTGACTAATAGTGAGGCGGCGATAAGAGGCCATTCGAAGGTGCGGGATGTGCCTGTAGCGAACATCCCTCAGCTTTTACAAGGAAAAGTTGCAGGCCTCAATATACAGAATGGGGGCTACCAGAGCGAGTCTGAGTCTTATGCTACGGTAAATGAGAGCGGATTCCGTTCGCCAACCCGGCAACCGCTGTCGACTTTTTCAGCCGATGTAGATGTTGCATCGTACAGCAATATGCGGAGGTTCCTTAACAACGGCTCCCTGCCTCCTGCCGATGCCGTTAGGATAGAGGAGATGATCAACTATTTTGACTATGCATACGAACAGCCGAAAGGCGGCGACCCGCTGAATATTCATACAGAAATTTCAAGCGCTCCATGGAATACCAACCATAAGCTGGTGCGGATTGGACTTCAGGGTAAAAAGGTAGAGACCGGCAACCTTCCTGAGTCCAATCTGGTATTTCTTATTGATGTGTCGGGATCAATGAACGCCTACAATAAGCTTCCCCTGCTGGTGTCTTCGCTAAAAATGTTAACCGATCAGCTTCGGGCGTCGGACAAGGTGGCTATCGTTGTGTATGCGGGGAGCGCTGGCCTGGTTCTCCCATCAACACCGGGCAGCCAGAAAATGAAGATCAAACAAGCTTTATCTCAGCTAACCGCAGGTGGCTCTACGGCCGGAGGACGGGGCATTGAGCTGGCTTACAACATTGCGTCGGAGCACTTTATAAAGGGCGGAAACAACCGTGTTATATTGGCTACGGACGGGGATTTTAACGTGGGCCCGAGCAGCGATGGGGATATGCTGAAGCTGATAGAACAGAAACGCAGTACAGGTATCTCACTTACTGTATTGGGATACGGCATGGGCAACCTTAAAGACAGCAAAATGGAGTTGCTGGCCGACAAAGGAAATGGGAACTATGCGTATATCGACAATATTAATGAAGCGCGGAAGGTGCTGGTGAACGCTTTTGGAGGCACCTTGTTTACGATTGCTAAAGATGTGAAACTGCAGGTGGAGTTTAACCCGTCGAGGGTACAGGCTTACCGCTTGATCGGGTATGAAAACCGTAAGCTTAAGGCAGGGGATTTTAATGATGACCGGAAAGACGCCGGGGATATCGGGGCCGGCCATCAGGTAACAGCGCTCTATGAAATTATTCCTGCAGGGGTGAAAAGTTCTTTCGCAGAAAGTGTAGATCCGTTGAAATATCAGCAGAAAGATAAACCGGCAGTGTATAGCAACAGCAGGGAACTGATGACCGTAAAGGTACGTTATAAGAAGCCTGATGGCGGAACAAGTAAAATGATCAAAAAGGCTGTGCTGGACATTCCGGTATCTTTTGCACGGACTTCAGAAGATTTTAAGTTCAATGCGTCGATTGCAGAGTTCGGCATGCTCCTTCGTCAGTCGCCCTATAAACAAAATGCGTCGTTTGAACAGGCCATCAGAAATGCCAGTGCAGGATTGGGAAAGGATCCTGAAGGTTATCGTTCTGAATTTGTGAGACTGGTGAAATCTGCTAAACTATTGGCCAAAGATTTGCTTGTCTTGGAAAGAACTGATGAAATCGATGAAAAGAATTAG
- a CDS encoding RNA polymerase sigma factor, protein MKFIKNIARIRDQDDAALIASYKASGDLETLGILYNRYMHLVFGVCLNYLKDEDQSKDAVMQIFEELVVKLRVHEVHNFKSWLHVLSRNHCLMLLRRTSRHSTVSLEDSFVENQDIVHLDVDDVKEQKLTLMEKCMEKLPEEQRVSVDLFYLQEKCYKEVADMTGYDMQKVKSYIQNGKRNLKICIERNSGE, encoded by the coding sequence TTGAAATTTATAAAGAACATTGCGAGGATCCGGGATCAGGACGATGCCGCTTTGATTGCCAGCTATAAAGCCAGCGGCGATCTGGAAACCCTTGGTATTCTTTACAACCGGTACATGCACCTGGTGTTCGGTGTATGCCTCAATTACCTGAAAGATGAGGATCAAAGCAAAGATGCCGTGATGCAGATATTTGAGGAACTCGTCGTAAAGCTGCGTGTCCATGAGGTCCATAATTTTAAGAGTTGGCTGCATGTGCTCTCTCGCAATCACTGTTTAATGCTGCTTCGCAGAACATCCAGACACAGCACAGTATCTTTAGAAGATTCATTTGTGGAAAATCAGGATATTGTGCATCTTGATGTAGACGATGTTAAGGAGCAAAAGCTTACACTCATGGAAAAGTGTATGGAAAAGTTGCCCGAAGAGCAACGCGTAAGTGTGGATCTGTTTTATTTACAAGAGAAGTGTTATAAAGAAGTGGCGGACATGACGGGATACGATATGCAAAAGGTTAAAAGTTACATTCAAAACGGCAAACGTAATTTAAAGATTTGCATAGAAAGGAACAGTGGTGAATAA
- a CDS encoding inorganic phosphate transporter, whose protein sequence is MVTTLLVVVIVLAIAFDYINGFHDAANSIATIVSTKVLSPFQAVLWAAVFNFAAYFYFTDHKVANTIAKTVVEDFITLEVILAGLIAAISWNLFTWWFGIPSSSSHTLIGGFAGAGMAKAASMGSGVISAINITPILKVVSFIVLAPVLGMLISVIISIIILHLSKNARPSVAEKWFKRLQLLSSAALSFAHGGNDAQKVMGIIYVAMVAANTLNTGDPMPEWVPISCYAAIALGTMSGGWKIVKTMGSKITKVNAFEGVAAETAGAVTLGITEHFGIPVSTTHTITGSIVGVGLLKRVSAVRWGVTVSLLWAWVLTIPVSATLAALTFAIIHYLF, encoded by the coding sequence ATGGTAACTACCTTATTGGTTGTCGTAATAGTACTTGCTATTGCTTTCGACTATATCAATGGTTTCCATGATGCCGCGAATTCCATCGCGACCATCGTGTCTACCAAGGTTTTGTCGCCCTTCCAGGCTGTATTATGGGCGGCAGTATTCAACTTTGCAGCCTACTTTTATTTTACGGACCACAAAGTAGCCAATACGATCGCAAAAACGGTGGTAGAAGATTTCATTACGCTGGAGGTTATCCTTGCGGGGCTTATTGCGGCTATTTCATGGAACTTGTTTACCTGGTGGTTTGGTATACCTTCCAGTTCATCCCATACGCTCATTGGAGGATTTGCCGGAGCAGGGATGGCGAAGGCAGCCAGCATGGGTTCGGGCGTGATTTCGGCGATCAATATAACACCTATCCTAAAGGTTGTGAGTTTTATTGTCCTGGCCCCGGTACTGGGCATGCTTATTTCTGTGATCATATCTATAATCATCCTTCATTTGTCGAAGAACGCCAGGCCGTCGGTTGCCGAGAAATGGTTTAAGCGCCTGCAATTGCTATCATCGGCAGCTTTAAGCTTTGCGCATGGTGGAAATGATGCCCAGAAAGTTATGGGTATTATTTATGTAGCCATGGTAGCAGCCAATACGCTGAACACGGGCGACCCGATGCCGGAATGGGTTCCCATTTCATGTTATGCGGCAATTGCGCTCGGCACGATGAGTGGTGGATGGAAGATTGTGAAAACCATGGGTTCCAAGATCACCAAGGTGAACGCTTTTGAAGGTGTGGCAGCTGAAACCGCTGGTGCGGTAACGCTTGGTATCACCGAACATTTTGGCATTCCCGTTTCTACCACGCATACCATCACCGGGTCAATCGTTGGTGTAGGTTTATTAAAGCGGGTTTCGGCTGTTCGCTGGGGCGTTACGGTAAGTTTGCTATGGGCATGGGTACTAACCATACCGGTATCAGCTACGCTTGCAGCGCTTACCTTTGCTATAATTCATTACCTGTTTTAG
- a CDS encoding DUF47 domain-containing protein: MNSIFKFFTPKDKKFQPLFEQAGSNVRQISEALLLALSAPDLEKRKEYIKEVERLEHVGDDITHSIFLELSKNFITPFDREDIHSLASAVDDIADYIHASASNIELYNITKIADPMIKLAELLVEMCTDLEKAIKELRSFKNIRVIADACVRINSGENQADYVCNLAIARLFEFEKDAIELIRQKEVLQTLELATDKCEDAANVLESILVKNA; this comes from the coding sequence ATGAATAGCATTTTCAAATTCTTCACACCGAAAGATAAAAAATTTCAACCGCTGTTTGAACAGGCGGGAAGTAACGTTCGCCAGATCTCTGAGGCTCTGCTGCTTGCACTTAGCGCCCCGGACCTGGAGAAGAGAAAAGAATATATTAAGGAGGTGGAGCGCCTGGAGCACGTGGGCGATGACATCACGCATTCTATTTTTCTGGAACTGAGCAAGAATTTCATCACACCTTTCGACCGCGAGGATATCCACTCACTGGCAAGTGCTGTTGACGATATTGCTGATTATATTCATGCTTCGGCAAGCAATATAGAGCTGTACAACATCACGAAGATTGCGGACCCCATGATTAAACTGGCTGAATTGCTGGTAGAGATGTGTACCGACCTGGAGAAGGCCATCAAGGAACTTAGAAGTTTCAAAAACATCCGTGTCATTGCTGATGCTTGCGTGAGGATCAACAGCGGTGAAAATCAGGCTGACTACGTTTGCAACCTGGCTATAGCACGTCTGTTCGAATTCGAAAAAGATGCCATCGAGCTGATCAGACAAAAAGAGGTGCTGCAAACACTGGAGCTGGCGACGGATAAATGTGAGGACGCGGCAAACGTGCTGGAGTCTATTTTGGTGAAGAACGCTTAA
- a CDS encoding sensor histidine kinase has product MKLSILVLITALAVGISIGLVNFYFQHSLYYMLVSFGASFLTSFVVFYYLLEKYIYSKIVLIYKLIHNLKLGKDLKDALGEYVSADPINDVQEEVKEWAGAKKREIDLLKKQEQFRREFLSNVSHEFKTPLFAIQGYIDTLQDCIHDDPEMAEGFLKKAANNVERLSYLINDLDSISKLETGEIPINYEKFDFVILAKEVMESLEDKAATKGIKLFFKEKYTNPAYVRADREKIRQVMINLLDNSLKYGRPEGSTAIKIFELHDQYLIEVTDDGMGIDEKHLPRLFERFYRIDTHRSREEGGTGLGLAIVKHILEAHQQIISVRSTLQIGTTFAFTLEKTG; this is encoded by the coding sequence ATGAAATTAAGCATACTGGTTCTCATTACTGCGCTCGCTGTGGGCATATCAATTGGCTTGGTCAATTTCTACTTTCAACATAGTCTGTATTATATGCTGGTGTCTTTCGGCGCTTCTTTCCTTACAAGCTTTGTGGTGTTTTACTATCTTCTCGAGAAGTACATTTACTCTAAGATTGTCCTTATATATAAGTTGATCCACAACCTCAAACTGGGGAAAGACCTCAAGGACGCACTTGGCGAATATGTGAGCGCAGACCCGATTAACGATGTACAAGAGGAGGTAAAGGAGTGGGCAGGCGCAAAAAAAAGAGAGATTGACCTGCTTAAAAAACAGGAGCAATTTCGCAGGGAATTCCTTTCTAATGTTTCCCATGAATTTAAGACCCCGTTATTTGCGATACAGGGCTATATTGATACACTTCAGGACTGCATTCATGATGATCCGGAAATGGCCGAGGGTTTTTTGAAGAAAGCAGCCAACAATGTGGAGCGACTGAGCTATCTTATCAATGATCTGGATTCGATATCGAAACTTGAAACCGGCGAGATACCCATAAATTACGAGAAGTTTGATTTTGTGATTCTGGCTAAGGAGGTAATGGAAAGCCTGGAAGATAAAGCTGCGACCAAGGGCATAAAGCTCTTCTTTAAGGAAAAATACACGAACCCCGCTTATGTTCGGGCCGACCGCGAAAAGATCAGACAGGTGATGATAAACCTGCTGGACAACTCCTTAAAGTATGGTCGCCCGGAAGGATCTACGGCCATCAAGATCTTTGAATTGCACGACCAGTACCTGATTGAAGTTACGGATGACGGCATGGGCATAGACGAAAAGCATCTGCCACGGTTGTTTGAGCGGTTTTACCGGATAGATACCCATCGCTCAAGAGAAGAAGGCGGTACAGGTTTGGGGCTTGCCATTGTAAAACACATTCTGGAGGCCCATCAGCAGATTATCTCTGTGCGCAGTACCTTGCAGATAGGCACTACGTTTGCCTTTACACTGGAAAAAACCGGTTAG
- a CDS encoding TIGR03915 family putative DNA repair protein, with amino-acid sequence MRHATCIFIIDGGLESLLCAVFEWFERKPGKVMLKLADRYQPDAFGQVFTIHRDEKKAGRVWAGLQRKLSPAWRRKFYAAFLSELPEMYQALFDFACTIFQSPEAAENNYGDPNVLSVSKTAKMVEREKHRMEAFIRFQHSADGLYYCGIEPDFNVIPLIVKHFRDRYADQRWLIYDLKRHYGVWCEDGRPEQVSFEREMYDRMTRPGEARLSLTETAYAGLWKGYFNSTNIPARKNTKLHLRHVPKRYWKYLTEKQ; translated from the coding sequence ATGAGGCACGCCACCTGCATATTCATTATTGACGGAGGCCTTGAAAGCTTGCTTTGCGCCGTGTTTGAATGGTTTGAGCGCAAGCCTGGCAAGGTGATGCTCAAACTGGCCGACCGCTACCAGCCCGATGCGTTCGGACAGGTCTTTACGATACACCGGGACGAAAAAAAGGCTGGACGTGTTTGGGCAGGCTTACAGCGCAAACTTTCTCCGGCATGGCGCCGTAAGTTTTATGCGGCCTTCCTTTCGGAGCTCCCCGAAATGTACCAGGCGCTTTTTGACTTCGCCTGTACTATCTTTCAGTCGCCGGAAGCTGCGGAGAACAACTATGGGGATCCGAATGTGCTCAGCGTTTCCAAGACAGCGAAGATGGTGGAACGCGAAAAGCATAGAATGGAGGCATTTATCCGCTTCCAGCACTCGGCCGACGGCCTTTACTACTGTGGCATTGAGCCGGATTTTAATGTTATTCCGCTGATCGTAAAGCATTTCAGGGATCGGTATGCAGACCAGCGCTGGCTGATTTACGATCTTAAACGGCATTATGGCGTATGGTGTGAAGATGGCCGCCCTGAGCAGGTTAGCTTCGAAAGAGAGATGTATGACCGGATGACCAGACCAGGCGAAGCCCGGCTTTCCCTGACAGAAACCGCTTATGCCGGTTTGTGGAAAGGTTATTTTAACAGCACCAATATTCCTGCCAGAAAGAACACAAAACTGCATCTCAGACATGTCCCCAAACGGTATTGGAAATATCTTACAGAAAAGCAGTGA
- a CDS encoding putative DNA modification/repair radical SAM protein: MDFDRINQKLDILADAAKYDVSCSSSGGTRKNDNKGLGNSHASGICHTYTEDGRCVSLLKILLTNHCIFDCAYCVSRKSNDIQRAAFTVEEVVSLTINFYRRNYIEGLFLSSGIFKNADFTMERLLRVVKKLRLEEGFNGYIHLKTIPGASDELIREAGLYADRMSINLEMPTETGLKLLAPDKSHADVIKPLGLVQKQIVQYGEEKKLIKSVPKFVPAGQSTQIVVGATPETDKDIMHTAAAYYREFSLKRVYYSGYIPISYDSRLPVIGTQPPLTRENRLYQTDWLLRFYGFHVNELLNDQNPHLDIDIDPKLSWALRNLQCFPVDLNTAAYQMILRVPGIGVDSAKKIVAARQFGKLRIDQIKKIGVAYNRARYFIRCADSPYQMKEYQHTQIKSFILAESESKYLKVAQNQMTLF, encoded by the coding sequence ATGGACTTCGACCGGATCAATCAGAAATTAGACATCCTTGCAGATGCTGCTAAGTATGACGTCTCGTGCTCATCGAGCGGCGGGACTCGAAAGAATGACAATAAGGGTTTGGGCAACAGTCACGCTTCTGGCATATGCCATACCTACACGGAAGACGGGCGCTGTGTTTCCCTGCTCAAGATATTGCTCACCAATCACTGTATCTTTGATTGCGCCTATTGCGTGTCGCGAAAGAGCAACGACATACAACGGGCTGCGTTTACGGTAGAGGAAGTGGTATCGCTGACCATTAACTTCTACCGGAGAAACTATATCGAGGGCCTTTTTCTGAGTTCGGGAATTTTCAAAAATGCCGATTTTACCATGGAGAGGTTATTAAGGGTGGTCAAGAAACTGAGGCTGGAGGAAGGGTTTAATGGTTACATCCATCTGAAGACAATTCCGGGTGCTAGTGATGAGTTGATCAGGGAAGCAGGGCTGTATGCCGACCGGATGAGTATAAACCTGGAGATGCCTACGGAAACCGGCTTAAAACTTCTGGCGCCGGATAAAAGTCATGCCGACGTGATTAAGCCGCTCGGCCTGGTGCAAAAGCAGATCGTTCAATATGGCGAAGAGAAGAAACTGATTAAAAGTGTGCCCAAATTTGTGCCTGCCGGCCAAAGCACACAAATTGTGGTAGGCGCTACGCCGGAAACCGATAAAGACATTATGCATACCGCAGCGGCTTACTATCGGGAGTTCTCTTTAAAAAGGGTTTACTACTCGGGCTATATCCCGATCAGTTATGACAGCAGACTGCCGGTCATTGGCACTCAGCCACCGCTGACCAGGGAAAACAGGTTGTATCAGACCGACTGGCTGCTGAGGTTTTATGGATTTCACGTAAATGAGTTGCTAAATGACCAAAATCCGCACCTCGATATCGACATTGACCCTAAATTGAGCTGGGCGCTTAGAAACCTGCAGTGCTTTCCGGTAGATCTGAATACGGCAGCTTATCAAATGATTTTGAGGGTTCCGGGCATCGGCGTTGATTCTGCAAAAAAAATCGTGGCTGCCCGTCAGTTTGGGAAGCTTCGAATAGATCAGATCAAAAAGATCGGTGTTGCGTATAATCGCGCCCGCTACTTTATCCGGTGCGCAGACTCCCCCTACCAGATGAAGGAATATCAGCACACGCAGATCAAATCTTTTATTCTGGCTGAAAGCGAAAGCAAATACCTGAAGGTAGCTCAAAACCAAATGACTTTGTTTTAG
- a CDS encoding HD domain-containing protein yields MGQIIANTISYVKKQLADAEAGHDWLHIERVYRNALNINSTEKGDPVVVALAALLHDIADSKFYNGDEELGPDMARNFLVSQQVSPQVIEHVVLIIRNLSFKASLGGVTFQSRELDIVQDADRLDAIGAIGVARAFTYGGFTSRVMYDPDVMPNLHMSKQEYKAAKGPTINHFYEKLLLLKDLMRTSAGKAMAAERHEFMLRFLEQFGKEAGLPK; encoded by the coding sequence ATGGGGCAAATTATCGCGAACACAATTTCCTACGTAAAAAAGCAATTGGCTGACGCCGAGGCAGGGCACGATTGGCTGCATATTGAGCGGGTTTACCGCAACGCGTTAAACATCAATTCCACCGAAAAGGGCGACCCCGTGGTCGTCGCGCTTGCAGCCTTACTGCACGACATTGCGGACAGTAAGTTCTATAATGGCGACGAAGAACTGGGTCCCGACATGGCGCGCAATTTTCTCGTGTCGCAGCAAGTCAGTCCGCAGGTCATCGAACACGTTGTTCTGATCATTCGAAATTTGAGCTTCAAAGCAAGCCTTGGCGGCGTTACGTTTCAATCCAGGGAACTGGATATCGTGCAGGATGCTGACCGCCTGGATGCCATTGGTGCCATAGGGGTTGCCCGGGCCTTCACGTATGGCGGTTTTACAAGCCGGGTGATGTATGATCCGGACGTAATGCCGAACCTTCACATGAGCAAACAAGAATATAAAGCGGCGAAGGGGCCTACCATCAATCATTTCTATGAAAAGCTTCTGCTGTTGAAGGATTTGATGAGAACTTCTGCCGGCAAGGCAATGGCAGCAGAAAGACACGAATTTATGCTCAGATTCCTGGAGCAGTTCGGGAAAGAAGCCGGTCTGCCCAAATAA
- a CDS encoding helix-turn-helix domain-containing protein, which translates to MKDLIREMTKNVATNIRKVREHKHYTQDYLATKLGISQNAYSKIELGYSKISIDRLFNIAILLEVEATVLLTTEAKDIIQRISRKK; encoded by the coding sequence ATGAAAGACCTTATCCGGGAGATGACCAAAAATGTGGCCACGAATATCAGAAAAGTTCGTGAGCACAAGCATTATACACAGGATTACCTTGCTACGAAGCTTGGCATCTCGCAAAACGCATATAGTAAGATCGAATTAGGATACAGCAAAATATCTATAGACCGGCTTTTTAATATTGCTATCTTGCTCGAAGTTGAGGCTACTGTTCTTTTAACCACGGAAGCAAAGGACATCATCCAGCGTATTTCCAGGAAAAAGTAG